The following are encoded together in the Salvia hispanica cultivar TCC Black 2014 chromosome 6, UniMelb_Shisp_WGS_1.0, whole genome shotgun sequence genome:
- the LOC125195564 gene encoding protein FAR1-RELATED SEQUENCE 5-like, whose protein sequence is MEEVNVVPECSEELKPVVGQCFQSLDFAIAFYDVYARAVGFETRKQGVKKVEGVTIWQYIVCTRQGKKRTEEEDMVNARHGFTLKRRRLSNRCACQAKISFRYFSEGGRPGYKIHEFVEAHNHTMVEMQHKPFMSINRNLTEVHEKFILDCSRANIDPTLTFKFLKEVLGGYQMVGCTVGDIRNASRDIKAYAQGYDVQMVLDEMRRKKELSDAFTYHYEVNSENQLVALFWCDGVSKRNYHMFGDIVAFDSTYNTNRYCMIFCPFTGKDNHGRPVTFAAGLVSNEKTGAFAWLFKHFIECMGVAPKMMVTDQDLGMRSAIEEILVGTRHRWCMWHIMHKLAIKAPKKLLIDENFKKDFHACVWSELHEPEEFEEMWDAIIVEYGLENVDWFRTMYRHRKYWIPAYFCDFPLGSTIRTTSVSESENSFYKIFLKPRLNLAEFYLSFNNALESQRNSNAKLDYADSTLVPILATDQPFEKHASTLFTDSMFRTVQEEIVEGCIRCRIVGMSSEGMIDCYKVGDSHRNTFVATHDKTDQSYVCECKLFGRQGFLCCHIFYLFKNNEVKVIPDKYSESRWMKTPLVKAVHGYTADVFQNNDAQDEKLILSNELTSIFFSCLASYQSNMDTLRAFAGGMRDLKTSIDGNSPPISAVEKRRMVEEFYGMVRPEVVEVHPPDVVQTKGCCSTKGKRIISKREKAIKEHNRPLRRCMNCLEMGHHDSRNCPENANGKGKEKC, encoded by the exons ATGGAAGAAG TTAATGTTGTGCCTGAATGTTCAGAAGAACTAAAACCTGTTGTTGGTCAGTGTTTCCAATCACTTGATTTTGCAATCGCTTTTTACGATGTGTATGCTCGAGCAGTTGGTTTTGAGACGCGCAAACAAGGAGTCAAAAAAGTAGAAGGTGTTACTATTTGGCAGTATATTGTATGTACTCGTCAAGGTAAGAAGAGGACAGAGGAGGAGGATATGGTGAACGCCAGACATGGTTTCACGTTGAAAAGAAGACGTTTATCCAACCGGTGTGCCTGCCAAGCGAAGATATCATTTCGTTATTTCTCCGAAGGCGGACGTCCCGGATATAAGATTCATGAGTTTGTAGAGGCACATAACCATACAATGGTGGAGATGCAACATAAGCCATTCATGTCTATAAATCGAAATCTGACTGAAGTGCATGAGAAATTCATTCTAGACTGTTCAAGGGCTAATATCGACCCCACTTTGACTTTTAAATTTCTGAAAGAGGTATTGGGAGGCTACCAGATGGTGGGGTGCACCGTTGGGGATATACGTAATGCATCTCGAGACATTAAAGCGTATGCTCAAGGTTATGATGTTCAGATGGTATTGGACGAGATGCGTAGGAAGAAGGAACTGTCTGATGCATTTACATATCACTATGAAGTTAATAGTGAGAATCAGTTGGTAGCCTTATTTTGGTGTGATGGTGTCTCGAAAAGGAATTACCACATGTTTGGTGACATTGTTGCTTTCGACTCAACTTATAACACCAACAG GTACTGTATGATATTTTGTCCATTTACTGGTAAGGACAATCACGGGAGACCTGTTACATTCGCTGCTGGTCTAGTTTCGAATGAGAAGACAGGTGCATTTGCTTGGTtgtttaaacattttattgAGTGCATGGGTGTTGCTCCCAAAATGATGGTCACGGACCAAGATTTGGGAATGCGGTCGGCTATTGAGGAAATTCTAGTTGGCACTAGACATCGGTGGTGCATGTGGCATATAATGCACAAGCTTGCGATCAAAGCTCCAAAGAAGCTCCTCATAgatgaaaatttcaagaaGGATTTCCATGCTTGTGTTTGGTCCGAATTACACGAACCGGAGGAGTTTGAAGAAATGTGGGATGCTATTATTGTAGAATATGGTCTAGAAAATGTGGATTGGTTCAGAACCATGTATCGGCATAGGAAGTATTGGATACCTgcttatttttgtgattttccGCTGGGATCGACGATTCGGACCACATCTGTGTCTGAGTCTGAAAACAGTTTTTACAAAATCTTTCTGAAGCCTCGGCTAAATCTTGCTGAATTCTATTTGAGTTTCAATAATGCCTTGGAATCTCAACGTAATTCTAATGCAAAGTTGGACTATGCAGATTCAACTCTTGTGCCAATTTTGGCCACTGACCAGCCTTTCGAAAAGCATGCATCCACATTATTTACCGACTCTATGTTCAGAACAGTGCAGGAAGAAATTGTGGAGGGTTGCATCAGATGTAGGATTGTTGGTATGTCATCCGAAGGGATGATTGATTGCTATAAAGTAGGTGACAGCCACCGAAACACATTTGTGGCGACACATGACAAGACGGACCAGTCGTACGTGTGCGAATGCAAGTTGTTTGGCAGACAAGGGTTTCTGTGCTGCCACATATTTTACTTATTCAAGAACAACGAAGTAAAGGTCATTCCTGATAAGTACTCTGAAAGCAGGTGGATGAAGACGCCTTTGGTAAAGGCTGTACATGGATACACGGCTGATGTGTTTCAAAACAATGATGCCCAAGATGAGAAGTTGATTTTATCAAATGAATTGACGTCTATTTTCTTCAGTTGCCTTGCTAGTTACCAGTCAAATATGGATACATTACGCGCTTTTGCAGGTGGCATGAGAGATCTGAAGACTAGTATAGATGGTAATTCTCCTCCTATATCTGCAGTTGAAAAAAGAAGGATGGTTGAAGAGTTTTATGGAATGGTCAGACCAGAAGTTGTTGAAGTTCACCCTCCTGACGTTGTCCAAACAAAAGGGTGTTGTAGTACGAAAGGCAAGCGCATAATTTCAAAGAGGGAGAAGGCTATAAAGGAGCACAATAGACCTTTGAGGAGATGTATGAATTGCTTAGAGATGGGCCATCACGATTCCCGGAATTGCCCTGAAAATGCGAATGGTAAAGGCAAGGAGAAATGCTGA